The following are encoded together in the Drosophila sechellia strain sech25 chromosome 3R, ASM438219v1, whole genome shotgun sequence genome:
- the LOC6613779 gene encoding drosulfakinins encodes MGLRSCTHLATLFMTLWALAFCFLVVVPIPAQTTSLQNAKDDRRLQELESKIGAESDQPNANLVGPSFSRFGDRRNQKTISFGRRVPLISRPMIPIELDLLMDNDDERTKAKRFDDYGHMRFGKRGGDDQFDDYGHMRFGR; translated from the coding sequence ATGGGACTTAGAAGCTGTACGCACTTGGCCACGCTGTTTATGACCCTCTGGGCATTAGCCTTCTGCTTCCTGGTGGTGGTGCCGATCCCAGCGCAGACGACTAGTCTGCAGAACGCTAAGGATGATCGGCGACTACAGGAATTGGAGTCAAAAATTGGTGCGGAATCCGATCAGCCCAATGCGAATTTAGTTGGACCATCATTCTCTCGATTCGGGGACAGACGTAATCAAAAGACAATCAGCTTCGGTCGGAGGGTGCCACTAATTTCTCGCCCAATGATACCAATTGAGCTGGATCTCCTCATGGATAATGATGACGAAAGAACGAAAGCTAAGCGGTTTGATGATTACGGCCATATGAGGTTTGGCAAAAGGGGAGGTGATGATCAGTTCGATGACTACGGTCACATGCGCTTCGGCCGGTAA